From the genome of Vitis riparia cultivar Riparia Gloire de Montpellier isolate 1030 chromosome 2, EGFV_Vit.rip_1.0, whole genome shotgun sequence, one region includes:
- the LOC117905655 gene encoding poly(U)-specific endoribonuclease-B — protein sequence MDGLIKGLIDVALGAIGNDDDGDHRSGSQNPDERSRSTWSQVVSGEEDKGEEENSGRRQGHHRSQWNREEEKLGQTEEWEIAGSRPSRRPQKAVHEGYEKDEYGGQHDNNKNYWKQKEEKEESNDGWETVGKKPPRRPQKVKMDHWNKYKQPASGQEYSDEIEHGINTEPSEEELDDISQACNKLWKLDLNRLVPGKDYQIDCGEGKKVYQKEDMAEGSLFYWLNEDVFRRPTFSRFCSLLDNYNPHEGYKEVITSEESQEEAAFIEEISRTAPIKYLFKYLSAKGIVSENYQDFKRTMTNLWFDLYGRGGTSSCSSAFEHVFVGEIKNRGEQEVSGFHNWLQFYLEEAKGRVDYQGYIFPRRRGQTPDSETQLLTIQFEWNGVLKSVSSTMVGVSPEFEIALYTLCFYVGGEDNQVQLGPYPVNIKCYRFGNKIGSVFPIAEC from the exons ATGGACGGTCTGATCAAGGGCTTGATCGATGTTGCTCTCGGAGCTATCGGCAACGACGACGACGGCGACCACCGCTCTGGATCCCAAAACCCAGATGAACGCTCCAGATCCACTTGGTCCCAG GTGGTGTCAGGGGAGGAGGATAAGGGTGAAGAAGAGAACAGCGGCCGTAGACAGGGCCATCATCGGAGTCAGTGGAACAGAGAG GAAGAGAAATTGGGGCAGACTGAGGAGTGGGAGATCGCTGGTTCCAGACCTTCCAGGCGCCCCCAAAAg GCTGTGCATGAGGGGTATGAAAAGGATGAATATGGTGGGCAAcatgataataacaaaaattattggAAGCAAAAG gaggagaaagaagaaagcaaTGATGGTTGGGAGACTGTTGGCAAAAAGCCTCCAAGGAGACCACAAAAG GTAAAGATGGATCATTGGAATAAGTACAAGCAGCCAGCTAGCGGACAAGAATACTCTGATGAGATTGAACATGGTATTAACACAGAACCCTCAGAAGAGGAGCTTGATGACATTTCACAAGCTTGCAACAAGCTCTGGAAACTTGATTTAAACCGTCTGGTACCTGGAAAGGACTATCAAATTGACTGTGGTGAAGGAAAGAAGGTTTACCAAAAGGAAGATATGGCAGAAGGAAGCCTATTTTACTGGCTGAATGAAGATGTATTCAGGAGGCCTACCTTTTCTCGTTTCTGTTCTCTTCTAGATAATTATAACCCACATGAAGGTTATAAAGAAGTCATCACATCTGAAGAGAGCCAAGAGGAAGCTGCATTTATAGAAGAAATCAGTAGGACTGCACCAATCAAATATCTTTTCAAGTACCTCTCAGCAAAGGGTATTGTGTCTGAGAACTATCAAGATTTTAAAAGGACAATGACAAATCTCTGGTTTGATCTTTATGGTCGTGGTGGTACTTCCAGTTGCTCATCTGCTTTTGAACATGTTTTTGTTGGAGAAATCAAGAATCGTGGGGAACAAGAAGTTTCTGGATTCCATAACTGGCTTCAG TTTTACCTAGAAGAAGCAAAAGGGAGGGTTGATTACCAAGGTTACATTTTTCCCAGAAGACGTGGGCAGACA CCAGACTCTGAAACCCAGCTGCTTACAATTCAGTTTGAATGGAATGGCGTTCTCAAATCTGTCTCAAGCACTATGGTTGGAGTGAGCCCAGAGTTTGAAATTGCCCTCTACACCCTGTGCTTCTATGTGGGTGGAGAGGACAACCAAGTTCAGTTGGGTCCATATCCAGTAAACATCAAGTGCTATCGCTTTGGAAACAAAATTGGGTCTGTGTTTCCAATAGCTGAGTGTTGA